AACATTTTGGTAAAGCAAAAATTTGCAACAGTTTCTAGAGCACATGGGTAACTATGACCGTAAATGATACAAGTTCCAGCACTAGGGAAAAGTATGAGTGTGCACACTGAAATATTTTTCTACCGCACTGGCATTCTACATCACTGAACTTGATAGTTTAGTTCTATGTAATTCGGTGTTGCCTTAAATAGTACGGTAGTCTTTGTCGTTGACTTAATAAAGAATTTCCGTCGTCGATTTTCGAAAGGATCCCAAGATATACCAAACAATGGAacataattatttatttataaaaaattttcttacaTGTGTTTAGTTGGCTCGCAATTAGACACGACACGTCACATTAAATACGCATTTAATACTACAACGAACAACGAACGTGCGTAATATCCAGTCGCCCATAAGTGAGTTTCGTcgcaaagaaaaacatcttTAATTGGAATCGGGGGTGAAATTAGAAATATGTCCCAGAGAAAAGCGAAAACAGCCAATAGAGTTTGAGAGAAAGGCAGCCCTTGATTTCCCACTCCTCCCTCCCCTTctccctcccccaaaaaaaaaaaaaaaactttcccTTTTCCCAGTTCCCTTTCTATTGGTTGAGAGCCATGGAAATGTAGCCATTCGTGACATTTTTCCAGCCAcatggaaggaaaaaaaaaaaaaggagagaaacaAACGATGCGAATAAAGACAATAATGGAAAGCTATGGGCGAAAAGAACTTTGAAATCACATCTGACAGAAAAATGTGCGAAAAGTACGGGTGCATTAAAGGAGAAATGACAAAATTTTAGAACAATATAGAGACCATCGTCTCATGTATTTTGAAGTTCACAAGAATTTAATGCGTTATTCTAATTGCGACACTTATTAATTCTAGTTGAACACCTACTCCCCGCCCCCCGAGCTGACCGTGGCCGGTTTTACAAGGAGATTTGTCGTCACATCATTGTTTTGTCGTTCTGTCTTTTCTAAAGTTTTCCCTCCCCATTTTCGGTAGCAAAACATTCGGAAATTATCTGATCAAGCCTCTATAGTCATTACGTAGGCGAATCAAGAGACAGTGGTGCTTCAGCGGAAAGAAGGTAATTTTTCTAGCCACTATCGGAGCACCACGCTCTTTGCACGTTCACACGTTGTACAGCTCtcactgttgttgttgttttttttttacgtataattttcattaaattaataGGCGTCTATGACACAATCATTGTGAATTCAGCTAAAGGAGATAGGCGGCAATCTGTTCTTCTCACTTTTTCTTATCGACCGTATgacaaagaagaaaggaaaagtgaAAGCCAGCATGCAGAGAGGTACACGCCGGGCGTTTGGTGTAGAAGGGGAAAACGAGCCATAAATTGGGACTACTTTCTATTTTCGTGTATTCCAATGGCAGAGAAACTGTTTTAGCAATCACAGCgcaagtttcaaaaaatactCCTCCAGTCACCTGATGTCGATTTTCTATTGTAAACTACAATATCCTTCAAATTAAATTTCACGTCATTGCTTTTGGAGTGCCTCATGATAACTGATTGAATTATTTACCACTTGCATCTCCGCTCTGAAGCTCTTCCAAGTTTGACTGATGAAGATCATGGAATATCTGCAGTTGTTCTGCTCTTTCCATCCACAAAGTGATCTAAGTTGAACGGTATGGTAAATGAAGTAACACTTACGTCATCGCGTGAAAAATGAACATCTTCGAAAAcacttttcaatatttttatcATCGAACCTGAAGACGAAGCAATTCTCTCCTAAGCCCCTTTGATTCGCTGCGAAGTAGAGGAATCAATTTCTCCAGCGCCGCTTTGTAGCGCTGCATTGTACGGGAGTTTAATTAGATGATTTCAATTTAAGGTAAGCAGTATGCAACCTCTAATGCAACCGCGTGCTGCCCCTCGCCATCGTATTGCACTCCTTCCAATCCAATTTCAAGTGACGATAATAAATCTGGAGTAGTGGACGAAAGGGAATCTATCGGAAAAACAAGTAAGGTTTATGAGAAATAGCCCAAAACTGTAAAGGTATAAAGGTATGGTTCAACGAAGATAATTGCTGAATTTCTTAGGTTAGCTTACGAAGTTCTTGGAATGTTGGGGACATTTTTGTAGGCAAATCGCGAGAAAGCGGCGCTTCAGCGGAAAGAGTATTCTGTTTCAGGACATTTTCTGCGCTTTCGATGTCTTGAATTCGGCGTGAACACACCTCAAGCTTTTCTCTAATTTGGCTTTCCCTTACCATAGCAATATCAACTGCTAGAAAAACAATttgagggaaaaaaatgaaaaaacttaaaaaatatttacgaGTAAACAAATTAACAAGGTCCAAGATGCGAGATGATACCTGGAATCAAACGATTTAGAAGTGTTTGAGCTTGACGGTAGAGAATGACAGCTTCGCTTCTTCGGTTCAACTTGTCCAAATTTCGTGCTCGCTCAAAAACTAACTTGGCCTCTGGTTCGGCTACGTTGGATGATGCAACGGATATCCTGACAAAGGGGTGattaaaaaattcatcaaatgTCATTCGTTTATTTGGATCCTTTTGCAATAAACGTTCTAAGAGGTCCTTGCAGTCTGCTGAGATGTCTTTGGTAGTTGGTATCTGCAACACAcacggaaaacaaaacaaaacatactAAATAATACATcgaaatgtaaaaaataaaataaaataataaatagtaaaaaaaaaaaagtttacaATTATGGTAGCTTTGCTTTGAATGTCTTCCACTAGTTCTTTCAAGCTGCTGGACGAGCATGGAGGTTTACCAAATAAACATTCATACAGAATTACACCAGTTGACCATAGATCTACAGAAGCATCATAACTTTCTCGTCGGAGAATCTCTGGGGCCATATATAACGGAGATCCCCTAAACGATGTTTCCTTTTGTCTGTTTTTAAGCGACTGCGCCAAACCAAAATCTATGTGCAATTTAAAACAAGAAGTAAATTTTCGAATCTATCCATAAATACGTCTAGTCGTACCAGCCAATTTTAAAACAGGATTTCTTCGAGATGTTAATAACAAATTACTGGGTTTAAGATCCATGTGGACAATGTTATGCTGCCGCAGGTATTGCAGGGCAGACGCTAGCTGGCATAGAAAGGATTTGCATATCTTCTCTTGTAACTGTTTATGACTTCTAACAAAAACAGAAAGGTCCCCACCTTCACAGTATTCCATGATTATGTAGATGaaactgaaaagaagaagaagctttaatatgaaatgaaaaaaacataatttttttgttaaaatacGGAAACtgaacaaaataaatttctttAGTTATCTAGGGTTTCTTAAGCATTTAAGTTTCAGATAAATCAGTTATCACGAGCATGATATTTTATCATAGACAGCATATATTTTGAGAACATAGATTTCAACACAGCAAATTTTAACTTCACATAATCGACAACTCTCatttgagaaaacaaaaaatttattcaatGAGCGTCTTTGGTCAACCACCAATAACAATGAGCTAGACTAACTTGACAACACTCACTGACTTGCTTGAATGACGAAACATATTTCCTAAAAGTAGGATTTGTGTTTCTGTGCTTTTTGGCAATAGGCCTATTGATTATTACCACCAAGCAAGAAGATACCAGTCAATCATTTAACAACTTACATAGCAAGGAAAATATGAGGGATTTGTCATACTGTGTGATTGGCCTTAGGTTCATCAacataatttattttaagTTTCAACAAGAATCACATATTATTGGTTAACTTACACCCAGGAGCCAGATAAGCCTAATTAACTGCATAATTTAATCAATTTTATTCACTTTTGTCTGTATACTCATAAGAACTTACTTGCTATCCCAGCTGAAATCTATCATTTGAATGATGTGAGGATGTCTTAAAAGTTTCAAAGCTTCAATCTCATGTATAATATTATCCACCGTACTTGCTGATAGCTCATTCTTCACTATACACTTGACAGCGACAACTTGTTTGCTGCTTTTCTAAATACAAACATCACATTTTGCAACAACCACATCCCATTACAAATGAGAACAATGTTATTTCCTAGTTCTAACTGAATCGATAACATATACTTACCACAAATCGGTATGCTTTGTAAACTTCAGAAAAAGTACCACTACCAATTTTGGTAACAAGATTAAATCCAGGGACTCGAGGAACTGGCATATccaaatttcaaagaaaaggaaacgtTATGTATTTTCTTATGATACAGCCCTCCCAACCAATGACTCATAAAAATGAGTCGAAATGAAAATGCCAATATAATTTTCCTTAACTACACGCAGTGGTTCATAACACCATAGCTCACTAGATGTAATAGTCTAggcacagactacgaagtaaagacggCGATCGGCTCCATAAGCCTGAGAGGAATCGTCTGAAGCGATGCTCCTGCATGTCGGTAGGGGTCAGGTCGTACGGTTTCCAGTGGATATCAGTCGTTTCCCcttttccctactgattacgtgcttcacacacacgcattttcgggtatatgaaaatgaaaaatttaattcttgttcttgtagttaattgaattaatcacttaggaaaaaaatctataaacggattaaacattttcacttagagaaaaatttataaattttttaaattttactcaCATTGATAACATGACATAATGTAGACTTGAGCCGACATACTCATATCCATAAATCTCTATACGGAATCCTTAACCACCATCCCAATAGcaaaatttgattgaaatggtgaaatgtaatgatgaaGATATTACTTAATGGACACAAATCTTTTCCAAAGAGGTGATTTTCTACATttactggaattctttaactaaaacttaagaattctaagatactcttaattaaaaaatacaaggaaaccctgtttttgcttaatcttgtatttaggttttcgaagcagtagcagtagcgagcgccagatggtgtcgtcgtagcccttgtttttcctctgatcagttgttgccaggtaacgcgtcaccgccataggaggtatacgagtttacaggccttaagcattaagtaggccttggttACACCCATTACCCCCCAGAGTTTGGGGACCTCTAGCGACTTAAAATGCTATTACCCCCCAGAATTCTGGGGGTCTCCAGTGTTTGCTAATGCTATTACCCCCTAGAATTCAGCGCAGCCGTAACCTCTGTGTATAGTTAACCGTAGTTTGCACATTTTTAAATACCCAactaaaaacagaaacaaattaagtaaattttttaaaaataaacaatccTGAGAGCGCGCATCGTGTGTACTGAGCGGCCAAAATAGCACGTTCATTGTGGAACGGCTAACATgtaattttaaacatttacaggTAAAGAGCTAAATATCTTTTTACCTGCATGATTGTGAGAAGCATTGCGGCAGTTCAATTAGCAAATTACGGAATGTTGACTCGTAAAAGATTGGCAGGTACAAGGTATCGACATTGCAATGTTTCAATTTACCCAATCTTTCCTATCTTTGTAATCTGCCTTGTTGTCTCAATCTTCtcgaaaaaattttatttgaaaaactGCACTAAGGCACCAGGAAGTTGgacgaaagaaaatgtaaaaaaaccaaaaaaaacaaaaaaacaagaaaattaacaGCAAACACTAGTGCCCCTGGATTCTGGGAGGCAAAAGCATTCTTGGGCGCTAGAGACCCCAAGAATTCTGGGGGGTAATAGATTTTACCTAATAAGTTAAAGCCGGGAGCTTCCCTATCTTGCAtgttcaatcgt
This sequence is a window from Daphnia magna isolate NIES linkage group LG7, ASM2063170v1.1, whole genome shotgun sequence. Protein-coding genes within it:
- the LOC116927465 gene encoding serine/threonine-protein kinase ULK3 isoform X5 → MIDFSWDSNFIYIIMEYCEGGDLSVFVRSHKQLQEKICKSFLCQLASALQYLRQHNIVHMDLKPSNLLLTSRRNPVLKLADFGLAQSLKNRQKETSFRGSPLYMAPEILRRESYDASVDLWSTGVILYECLFGKPPCSSSSLKELVEDIQSKATIIYVLFCFPCVLQIPTTKDISADCKDLLERLLQKDPNKRMTFDEFFNHPFVRISVASSNVAEPEAKLVFERARNLDKLNRRSEAVILYRQAQTLLNRLIPAVDIAMVRESQIREKLEVCSRRIQDIESAENVLKQNTLSAEAPLSRDLPTKMSPTFQELHSLSSTTPDLLSSLEIGLEGVQYDGEGQHAVALERYKAALEKLIPLLRSESKGLRRELLRLQITLWMERAEQLQIFHDLHQSNLEELQSGDASVYNRKSTSGDWRSIF
- the LOC116927465 gene encoding serine/threonine-protein kinase ULK3 isoform X2, with the protein product MPVPRVPGFNLVTKIGSGTFSEVYKAYRFVKSSKQVVAVKCIVKNELSASTVDNIIHEIEALKLLRHPHIIQMIDFSWDSNFIYIIMEYCEGGDLSVFVRSHKQLQEKICKSFLCQLASALQYLRQHNIVHMDLKPSNLLLTSRRNPVLKLADFGLAQSLKNRQKETSFRGSPLYMAPEILRRESYDASVDLWSTGVILYECLFGKPPCSSSSLKELVEDIQSKATIIYVLFCFPCVLQIPTTKDISADCKDLLERLLQKDPNKRMTFDEFFNHPFVRISVASSNVAEPEAKLVFERARNLDKLNRRSEAVILYRQAQTLLNRLIPVDIAMVRESQIREKLEVCSRRIQDIESAENVLKQNTLSAEAPLSRDLPTKMSPTFQELHSLSSTTPDLLSSLEIGLEGVQYDGEGQHAVALERYKAALEKLIPLLRSESKGLRRELLRLQITLWMERAEQLQIFHDLHQSNLEELQSGDASVYNRKSTSGDWRSIF
- the LOC116927465 gene encoding serine/threonine-protein kinase ULK3 isoform X1, with protein sequence MPVPRVPGFNLVTKIGSGTFSEVYKAYRFVKSSKQVVAVKCIVKNELSASTVDNIIHEIEALKLLRHPHIIQMIDFSWDSNFIYIIMEYCEGGDLSVFVRSHKQLQEKICKSFLCQLASALQYLRQHNIVHMDLKPSNLLLTSRRNPVLKLADFGLAQSLKNRQKETSFRGSPLYMAPEILRRESYDASVDLWSTGVILYECLFGKPPCSSSSLKELVEDIQSKATIIYVLFCFPCVLQIPTTKDISADCKDLLERLLQKDPNKRMTFDEFFNHPFVRISVASSNVAEPEAKLVFERARNLDKLNRRSEAVILYRQAQTLLNRLIPAVDIAMVRESQIREKLEVCSRRIQDIESAENVLKQNTLSAEAPLSRDLPTKMSPTFQELHSLSSTTPDLLSSLEIGLEGVQYDGEGQHAVALERYKAALEKLIPLLRSESKGLRRELLRLQITLWMERAEQLQIFHDLHQSNLEELQSGDASVYNRKSTSGDWRSIF
- the LOC116927465 gene encoding serine/threonine-protein kinase ULK3 isoform X3, giving the protein MPVPRVPGFNLVTKIGSGTFSEVYKAYRFVKSSKQVVAVKCIVKNELSASTVDNIIHEIEALKLLRHPHIIQMIDFSWDSNFIYIIMEYCEGGDLSVFVRSHKQLQEKICKSFLCQLASALQYLRQHNIVHMDLKPSNLLLTSRRNPVLKLADFGLAQSLKNRQKETSFRGSPLYMAPEILRRESYDASVDLWSTGVILYECLFGKPPCSSSSLKELVEDIQSKATIIYVLFCFPCVLQIPTTKDISADCKDLLERLLQKDPNKRMTFDEFFNHPFVRISVASSNVAEPEAKLVFERARNLDKLNRRSEAVILYRQAQTLLNRLIPAVDIAMVRESQIREKLEVCSRRIQDIESAENVLKQNTLSAEAPLSRDLPTKMSPTFQELHSLSSTTPDLLSSLEIGLEGVQYDGEGQHAVALERYKAALEKLIPLLRSESKGLRRELLRLQITLWMERAEQLQIFHDLHQSNLEELQSGDASGYCSLQ
- the LOC116927465 gene encoding serine/threonine-protein kinase ULK3 isoform X6, translating into MEYCEGGDLSVFVRSHKQLQEKICKSFLCQLASALQYLRQHNIVHMDLKPSNLLLTSRRNPVLKLADFGLAQSLKNRQKETSFRGSPLYMAPEILRRESYDASVDLWSTGVILYECLFGKPPCSSSSLKELVEDIQSKATIIYVLFCFPCVLQIPTTKDISADCKDLLERLLQKDPNKRMTFDEFFNHPFVRISVASSNVAEPEAKLVFERARNLDKLNRRSEAVILYRQAQTLLNRLIPAVDIAMVRESQIREKLEVCSRRIQDIESAENVLKQNTLSAEAPLSRDLPTKMSPTFQELHSLSSTTPDLLSSLEIGLEGVQYDGEGQHAVALERYKAALEKLIPLLRSESKGLRRELLRLQITLWMERAEQLQIFHDLHQSNLEELQSGDASVYNRKSTSGDWRSIF
- the LOC116927465 gene encoding serine/threonine-protein kinase ULK3 isoform X4; translated protein: MPVPRVPGFNLVTKIGSGTFSEVYKAYRFVKSSKQVVAVKCIVKNELSASTVDNIIHEIEALKLLRHPHIIQMIDFSWDSNFIYIIMEYCEGGDLSVFVRSHKQLQEKICKSFLCQLASALQYLRQHNIVHMDLKPSNLLLTSRRNPVLKLADFGLAQSLKNRQKETSFRGSPLYMAPEILRRESYDASVDLWSTGVILYECLFGKPPCSSSSLKELVEDIQSKATIIIPTTKDISADCKDLLERLLQKDPNKRMTFDEFFNHPFVRISVASSNVAEPEAKLVFERARNLDKLNRRSEAVILYRQAQTLLNRLIPAVDIAMVRESQIREKLEVCSRRIQDIESAENVLKQNTLSAEAPLSRDLPTKMSPTFQELHSLSSTTPDLLSSLEIGLEGVQYDGEGQHAVALERYKAALEKLIPLLRSESKGLRRELLRLQITLWMERAEQLQIFHDLHQSNLEELQSGDASVYNRKSTSGDWRSIF